GCGGAGAAGGTCCATACAAAGCAAAGTGAAATCGCACGTATCGAAAACGGAAAACAAAATATAAGCATTGACAAACTCAAAAAAATTGCGGAAGCCATGGGCGGAACCGTTGACATTCAGATTACATCCGTTCCTGAATGTCAAAAACAATGAGTGGATGAGTACAATTTGCTTGCGACAAGGAAGAGTATCTGCTTAAACAATTAGGGGTCAGCGCAGCCGATTCCTACTTGTTCGTAGATCGATAGTGTAAATGGACTTCTGTCAAGGTGCTAAACACAAAAAGAAGAACTTTTTAAGACACTGAGTTAGATCATAGATGCTCCATTTGTTGCGGGGTTTTATACCCAATTGCTGAATGCATTCGATTACGATTGTATTGCCCTTCAATATACTGAAATCATTGCGGTTTTGCGTCTTCATATGATTTGAAAATCGTTCTGTAGACCAGTTCTTTCTTTACTATGGCATGAAAACTTTCAATTGATCCCCAAGGAGGAATTCAATTGGCGAAAGATATATATCTTCAACCCAATGCACCTGATCCTATTCATAGTCATGAAGTAGTACTAGATATTGTGCGTAAATATGTTCCGGATGTAAAAGCAGTTACCAAAGTTGATGAATCTGGCGGAGAAGCCCGCACCTATGCAGTGGATGACCACATCATTTTAAAAGTGCAACGTCCACAGCAATTGCGTCCTCGAACGAGTTTAGAAAAAGAAGTATTTTTCTTAAATCAGTTAGCATTAGATAAACATATCCAAGTCCCGAAAGTACTTGGATATGGTCGAGAGCATGACATAGAATACACTGTCATGACGCGTATTCCAGGTATCGCTATTGTGAATACCACTTTATCAAGGAATAGCCGTAAAGAAACACTCTACACACTTGGTCAAACGTTACGTTCGATTCACTCGATGTCACAAGAACCATTCATTGAAAGTAACCAGTTTCCTGGTGACTCGAATTTCGAAGAGGTGAAATCCCGTTTTGAAGAGTCTTTTCAGGGAATCATTACACGCATTTACGATAAACAAGTACGATGGTCATTAAAGTTCACCCCGGAACAAGTAGTAGAAAAAGCACTTTCTAAACTGCCACATTCAAGAGAACGTGTTGCATTGCACTCCAATCCCGGACCCACACATACGTTTGTCGATTCATCAACTGGGCGCTTTTCCGGCCTCATTGATTTCGGCGATGCATACATAAGCCATCCGGCTTGGGATCTTTGGAGATGGAATCTACCTGAAGATCGTCAGGCTGTACTCAATGGATACACATCAAGCTATCCAGTAGATGATCTATTTCTCGACACTTGGACGGTCGTTATGGTTCTCTCCGATATGATGGCCATAGCTTATCAAATGCACTCTAACGTTGAATCTGAAGAAGATTTAAACATTTTAGTAAAGCAAATGTAATATAGTAAACACCACGAGGGCCAGAAAAGTCCTCGTGGTGTTTGCTATCTATGTAAAAAAATAAATGACGCTATACGGGTCCAGACTTGGACAAAACGGCTCTCCGATATTGATTCTGTACGAGAAATTCTCTCTGGATCATCATGGGTATTTTGCGCTATGGATGAACCCGCCTATGTGGCGCAGCGAATCGTGAATGCCGCTTGTATTCAAGCAGAGATTCCGTGTGTATATGCATTGAATCAATATAACAATGGCAGAACATTCGAAGTACATCCACTCAAGAGTGGATGTGTGGATTGTCTGCTTGAACATACAAGCAGACGTTTCCCGTCGTTTTTTAAACTTGTAGATGCGTTAACGAAAGAGGATTTCTAATCGCCAACATCCGTAATTTCTCCCACGATTTCATTGCTAACATCTTGGATTGTGAACCGTTGGGCTAATTTACAGGAGGGAGCTGCCCACAATGCGTGAGATCGATCAGTATGTTGAGTCCATTTATAGTGATGTAGAGGACAGCCCGGAAGTGGCGGAATTGAAAGTAGAAATGCGAAATCACTTGATGGAGGCCGCTACAACCTTACAACAACTAGGCTATTGCGAAAAGGATAGTATCCGGATATCCATCGAACGGTTTGGTGATGAGGATAGCCTGCGCAATGGGCCTAATAACTTGAATCATCCTTCTGGGGATGATCCAGATTCCCTAGCTCGAAACAACGGGATCGTTGCACTGATCTTGTCGGTTTTGTCCATTGTACTTCCGTTGCTTGGCTTAATTTTCGGTGTCATAGGCTTTTTGATTTCGAGAAGGAACACGAAATATCAAAAGGCCACGCTCGGTTCTGCAAGGATGTCGTCCATTGCATTCATCATCAGTATCGTTGGGATTGTGATTCAATTATTGGAGATCATCGGAACGATAAGCTTTTACCATTCCGTCTAATCTGTTATCAGATAGTATGAGATGGTTAGTTGAACGCGGTGTTCAATTCCTACCCGCAGATGGAGAATCTCTCATCGACTAAGGACCATTCTGGAATGCACACTCCTGATATTTCCATGATCCTTCTGGTAATATTGCGGAATTCATCGCTAGGCATACACTGGCTCATTCGAATGCGACGACATTCTCAGCGACTGCTGTAACAGGGGGTATCTGAAATTGGTTTGCCAGTCATTCACCCTGCAAATATTGTAGTGGAACTGGAGAAGAATTTTGGGCTAGAGGCTTTGCATGACGGTGGTTTCCCAAATTTCGTGGGGATGGGATCGGATGAGGTGCTTTTTATCGTTGTTGAGCACCAGAGACCGTGGTTCCCAACACGAGAAATACCCGTTCAATCATCGTTAGTTGGAAAAATCAAAACAGGAAGCAAAGGATTGTGGCACGATCAGAACGAATTGGACCAGTTTGAATCATTTTGATGTGAACAGCAAGGTCGCTAAACGGTGCGAATACGCTGTCTAGTATGAAATCCCACTATTCTGTGTTGGTAGTGCCCTATGCTAACATACTCTGCAAAACTACGTACTTTTCACGTACAAAATACACCCATAAGAAACGTTTAGTTTCCTATTAGATTAACATTTTAGTGTTTTATTATGCTAAATCCGCCATATGTATGATATACTTTATACGAACATATATTCGAAGTGGGGTAGAAGTTATGACTCGAACCTATAAGCAGAGACAAAAGAAACAGATGAGCGATACCTTCCCACATAAACCACTGATTGATCTTGCTTGGCTCAAAAAACAAGAACGCAAAATAGCTAGTGGACATGTGGATATCATGCAACGTGCATTACATAGCATCGAAAAACATAAAGCCTATCTCCTCATTGCCTCTACGATGGAAGAGTACATCCACATACAATTTCCTTTTTGGGTGCATCCATTGCTCTCCCTTCGACCACCATGCACGCATGTACAACTCGTCCATCTACCGTCGTTGACGATGTGTGATGATTGCCGCCTGACCTTTTGCTCAAAAAAATTGGATTGAAAATGGAGGGTTTTCGGGCTTGTTTTTTTGATACGCTTGTGATAGAGAAAGAAATCACTCATGGGGGGGCTGGCGAGAGATGGGGTATAATTACGTGATTGTCGCCAATAACGACAAAACCAGAATCACCAATTCAGATTTACCACCACAAGAATTTTTAGACGAACTGTTTTACTATACAGACGGGTTAGTGGCCTATGGAATTAAGCCCGATCACTTTTTAGTCTATTTAGATGAAACCGAAACGAAACAGACCTTTATTCCTCTGTATGGAACAGAAGAACCTGATCCCGTGTTATTTGTCGATGATCATGCGTATGTGAAACATAAAAATAGGACGTTAGAAGCAGAACTAAAAAGCCAGTGGATGACCATTGGCGGAAGCGCATTAACTCTCATGAAGATGTTGACCTCACTCCCCAAAACAGAGGTGGTTCCTCCATGGTTTCCTTTTATCCATGCGTTCATCGAACATATGCGGTCGACAGATCCCGATCTGTATCAGCAATATCATCTACGGTATATTGCTGATGAGACACGGATCAAGGCCTCTTGTACGACGTATTACTCGACGGGTGCCGTGGACAAACTGATCGCCCGACTCAAAATTAAAGTGGGTTATGCATTTTATCTACAATATGGTATTGACGAGGCTTTACGCATGATGGCCGAATACAACGTCTTACATAGCGAGTAGAACGATGATTGAATCCACACCGACTTGCAAAAAACAAGGCCATGAGGGTGCATCTCTCATGGCCTTGTTGCGATCAACGATGGTCTGCTTCTACTAGCTCCATTTCTTTGGCTAGTAATTGTTCGACGACGAGTTCGGGTTCTATGTGATACCTATCGGCTAAAGCCAAGATCGAATCCATGGCGCGTATCGACAACAAGAGCTGGACAGGTTCGACCAGCGTATAGATGCCTAGACGTTGTGCGAGCAGATAATCGTGTTGACCGACAGCTACTTTGCTACTGATGATATATACGGTGAAGGTTTGATGGCTAACAATAAACTCTAACGATAACCCCACCCGAAAATGAGCGAGCAAGCTCACTAGCATTCTCGATGAGTGCCCCACATAGTCCGTGCGAAACCGCGTAAAATGATACACCCCTTGCGTGGTATGGACTGTCACGGTGCACGCTTCGCCTTGAGTGACCACTTCAATCACTTCTGCTTCTTCTTCAATCCCTCTTGCATACGCCAACTCGTCGTCCGACGTGGGATACAAACTATACACATGTTGAATGCGGTCTACATAGTCTATGCGAATGGTTTCGTCCATATTGTTTTCATCCTTCCTTTCTATGTACATATCATAGATCCCTGTCAAGTCGATGACTCATACATTTTCACTCCACTTTTTTTATTCGTTTTTTTTTATGCAAAAAAAGTGGAGTGAAAATGGAGGGTTTTTGTGCTTGACAATACACTACGCTTGTTATCAGGAAGGGAGATTTGATGCCCATCGATGCTCTTCACGCAAAAAAGTGAAGAGCAAGTAGAGAGTTTTTGGGATTGACTTTCTTCTACGATGAAACAGAAAGGAGGTAATCATGGGTGAATCCTCGTCAATTTCAACAGCAGTTGCAACAATCCTTAGCCATCCACCCATTCAATCCGCAAACCTTAGTGGATCAAGCCACCCGTGGATTCATTCATCTCATCCTGATC
This window of the Sulfoacidibacillus ferrooxidans genome carries:
- a CDS encoding phosphotransferase family protein, whose product is MAKDIYLQPNAPDPIHSHEVVLDIVRKYVPDVKAVTKVDESGGEARTYAVDDHIILKVQRPQQLRPRTSLEKEVFFLNQLALDKHIQVPKVLGYGREHDIEYTVMTRIPGIAIVNTTLSRNSRKETLYTLGQTLRSIHSMSQEPFIESNQFPGDSNFEEVKSRFEESFQGIITRIYDKQVRWSLKFTPEQVVEKALSKLPHSRERVALHSNPGPTHTFVDSSTGRFSGLIDFGDAYISHPAWDLWRWNLPEDRQAVLNGYTSSYPVDDLFLDTWTVVMVLSDMMAIAYQMHSNVESEEDLNILVKQM
- a CDS encoding helix-turn-helix domain-containing protein codes for the protein MSDLQKYLEKRLENHEFRKAWEESRLEHEVARQLIQLRMKSGLTQEQLAEKVHTKQSEIARIENGKQNISIDKLKKIAEAMGGTVDIQITSVPECQKQ
- a CDS encoding ThiF family adenylyltransferase, translating into MNDAIRVQTWTKRLSDIDSVREILSGSSWVFCAMDEPAYVAQRIVNAACIQAEIPCVYALNQYNNGRTFEVHPLKSGCVDCLLEHTSRRFPSFFKLVDALTKEDF
- a CDS encoding permease prefix domain 1-containing protein, which codes for MREIDQYVESIYSDVEDSPEVAELKVEMRNHLMEAATTLQQLGYCEKDSIRISIERFGDEDSLRNGPNNLNHPSGDDPDSLARNNGIVALILSVLSIVLPLLGLIFGVIGFLISRRNTKYQKATLGSARMSSIAFIISIVGIVIQLLEIIGTISFYHSV